In the genome of Phacochoerus africanus isolate WHEZ1 chromosome 5, ROS_Pafr_v1, whole genome shotgun sequence, the window AGGAATCTGTGGTGGACAGGGAATTctcaggagtggggaggggcccAGAGGAGCAAGGACAGGctgaagggggtggggcaggggtgcgCTCAGGGCCCTGGAGTCTGGAGCTCAGGGGCCTCCTGGGTGTCTGGGACAGTCAGGCTCCTTGGCTGAGCTCCAGGAGGTGgacgggggctgggggctgggcgccTCAGAGTGTACCCTGGTCACACAGCAGGAGCCTCAGGAGCACTTTGTCCTCAGGGGGGATGCGGGGCCGGACCCTGAACCCTCGGACCATCTACCCAGTGTGGCCGAGACTCCTGGCCCTCTGTCCACATTCGGCCAGGCTCTGCCCCGTCCCCAAGccccttgtctctctctctaaGGCCGGGTTCAGTTCACCGTGTCTGTCCCAAGCAGAGGGTGGAGCTGTCACATACAGAGTCATGGAGGTGGGTAAGAGCTTTTCTTAACCATCACCAACCTATTTTAGAGCAGAGATTCTAAAATTTTTggtctcagggagttcccatcgtggctcagtggttaatgaatccaactaggaaccgtggggttgcaggtttgatccctggccttgctcagtgggttaaggatcctgcgttgctgtgagctgtggtgtaggttgcagacgtggctcggatcccgcattgctgtggctctggtgtaggccggcagctacagctctgattagatccctagcctggcaacctccatatgccttgggagtggcccaagaaaaggcaaaaagacaaaaaataaaataaaataaaatttttggtcTCAGGACCCCTCTGCAGTCTTAAAAAACCAGGGCTCTAGAAAGCTCTTGCTTATGTGggtaatttctttccttctttcctccctccctccctccctctgttcgtttttctctttctttctttccttctttttttctttctttccttctttctttctctcttttttctttttagggccacacctgcagcatatggaagtttctaggctaggggtcgaactggagccatagctgccagcctgtgccacagcaacgagggatctgagccgtgtctgtgagctatgctgcagtGCACGGCAACGTCAAATCCTTtaccctctgagtggggccagggatctaaccgcatcctcatggatactagttggtttcattactgctgagccacaacgggaactcttttattgggtgatttctattgacacttaccatattagaaattaaaatagagactttaaaaatatttatttaaaaataacattaaccccctatatgcaaatatacataacatttttatgaaaaataattatttcccatGTTGGAAAATATGTAGTGAGAactgttttatgtttttgcaGAGATCTTTAATGTCTGAGAGCTGGATTCTCCTGTCTGCTGCTACATTCCATCTGTTGTTGCCCTATCACATGTCATCTGGCTTCTGGAAAATTCTATCACACTCCcgagagagaaagagtgaaaaaaggcaaagaacgTCTtgcattatgaaaataatttcagcCTCTTAGAGCACCAAAAGGGCCTCAGAGACCCCTGGGGTTCTCAGACCACACTTTTCGTATCTCTGATCAAGAGCAAATGTCAGcatattttttctgtaaaggaccagagtTCCTTTACAGaaactctgtaaatattttaggctttaccATCTGTTGCAGTTATTCAACTCTGCCTTTGTATCAGGAAAGTAGCCACAGATCGTGTGTAAACAGTGTGACACTATCCCCACAAAAACGTACTGACAAAATCgggggctggatttggcccactGGCTACAGTTTGTCTTAAACACCAAACTTGCGGGGGCCCTGGGTTTAGGGCTTGGGCCACAAAAGGGAGACGGCAGTGCCATCTGACTCACCCTAGCCAGGCTCCTTCCgggggaagagaaagggagtTTCTCAGACGAGActagattttatatttctaattagtCTAGTTCCCAATTTAGTGACATCTGCCGCCTCCGCCTTAATTCTTAGAAGCCAGCTCTGTTTCCCCACAGCCCATATACACCTCCGCCCTGTAATTCTGCTGCCCCTCAGAAAGCACGTCCAGCACAGGCACATCTAGTCCCGGGGACACTGTCCTTGacacccctgcctccaccctcaccccGAGTCATGGGCACTGGGGATGGGGGGGTACAAGATACCCAAGTGGACCCACCATCCCTCTCATTCCTGAGCCAGGCCCCCCGGGTGTCCTTTTGTCACCTGTTTCCTTTCGGAGCTTCTTTCCTACATACCCCTGTTCCCGGGGTCTCCCAATGGGAAGGTATTGGCCTTCCTCTGCTGCAGAGGAAAAGGGGTTACTCCTGATTCTGGTTCATCTGTGAGTCTCTGACCTGATATTGCCTCTGGTTATTCCCATCCATCCTCTGGTTTTTCCTTGGGCTCTGCCTGCCCCTTTGCAGCCCTTTTGCTCCCTGGCTTGCCTGTGCTGGGTGCTGTCCAGTGTGGGGAGACAGCCTCTGGACCCCACGAGGACTGTCCAGAACACTAAGGAAAACAGCTTTGCCTGAAAAGATCCCAAGGCCGATGTAGAAACGTGTAATGATGGCACTTGCCCTTCCACAGCCCTCCACCAGCTGCatccctctttcatttttttttttttcccttttagggtcgcacttgcagcacacggaggttcccaggctaggggtcgaattggagctgcagctgccggcctacgccacagccacagccatgccagatccaagctgcatctgcaactcacaccacagctcacggcaatgccagatccttaacccactgagcgaggccagggatggaacctgcatcctcatggatgctagtcagaatcgtttctgctgaaccacaatgggaactcctgcatccctTTTGGTCCTCCTTGACTCCGATGCTGGGGTGCTATGGTTCCCCTCTCCCCAAAGTGTCTGATATTACTGGGCAAAGGCCGGAGTCCTAGTGGGACAGGAGGAGCATGCCCCAGACTTTAGTCTTTGGAGTTATCCTGGGGTCCTGAGTGCACAGCCAAAGCCTGCTTTCCCTGTTTCATCCCCAGGGAGAGACCGTGTGCCATGAGGAAACTCATCTGCTCCTCTTCCGACCACGTGGTCCACTCAGCAGGGGAGATACTGTTATTTGGCTCTAAAAATAGAACATTCGAGCTGGACTTTTATGGTCTTGGGAAGAACAGTCTGCTCGTGCCCACCCACACCtggtccctgccctgcctggccccGTCCAGCTGCCCAGAAGCAGCTCTGCACAAGCTCTCTGGGCCCCTCAGCGGAGACTCGATTTATGAGTTTGGCCTTGGCTGAGGCCTACTCCCCATGGCTTTGAGCCACGGTCCAGCTGCCCTCCCCCGTCTCATGCAGCCGCGGCTGGGACATTCTGTGTCTCTTTTTCGGCTTCCACCCCAACATGCTGAGTCACCCCCTCAGCCCCCTTTCCCCTGCCACCCCGgccagccctggggaggaggagcagcTCCTCACGCCAGCCCTCAGACCCCCACCCCTCGCACCCAGGCAGCCAGAATCTCACTAGTCCTCCCGATGGCAATGGTGGCTTCTGTATAAGGCTTCTGTCTAGAGTTTTGTGGGACTCTAGTTGGCCTGGCCCATGGCCTCCCACTCCGAGGCCCTGAAATTCAACCACAAAGTGACTCCTTCTCTGTCCGGACTTCAGGGGCCACACCTGCTCTGGAAAGTCGCTTTCTGGAGGTCTAGCCTCTGTGATTCTTCCTCAAGCTCTTTCTTCAGGGCCAGAGATACATTCCACTGAAGTGTTATCAGCCTTCTGGCACCCGCGGCAGGACCAAGGGAGAGCCTGGGAGGGCAGCGCCTGTGGGGAGgagctggccccagagagctcaTCTGTAGACAGACTGTAGAAATAACTCCTGAGCCAGTGGGGCCTTCGGCCAACATCGTCCCAGGAGCCCAGAGAACCCAGACCTATCTGGTTTGTCCTGGAGGTTAGGTCTCTGACATAGTGAAAGATGGGAAGTTTTATCCCCTGGAAAAGGTGCACTTTCTCCTTCTAAGGTCCTTCAAGGATGTAACTGAGTCTATCAAAAGCTGCCACAGGCACGGCCTTGAGGTGCTGCCGGCTTCAGTGCCGGTGGAGCTGCCTCTGGGATAAGATCTCACACGAGACAATGAGGACTAGGTCAGTTTTCTCCGATTACTGGAAGGTAAGCAAGGCAAGCTTTAGGGCCCAACCTGTAACTATCACTCATATCAAGAAAAGAGTGGAAGGATGCAGGGCCCGGAGAGGGAGGAAACGTGGTGATGAGGGGCAGCTGGAAAGGACTAGAACGCGGATTCAAGATTCCTCAGTTTCTCCTGCCTCTGACATCAGGAAAGCCGCTCATGGTGCAACAGCCAAGCACGTTCCCTTCCTCAGTCGTCCCTCTGCCCAGGTGACCCCGGCCCGGCTCTGTTCACACTCACAGCTGCCAAGGGCCTGTGAGGCCCCGGGCTTTCCCATCAGCACCTGTGGCTGCTGCCCACCGGGCCCCCCACCTCTGCACCTGTGCAGCGATGTATGCCTTCTTGCAGTCTCTCCGGGTCTGAGGGAATCTTAGGGGAGAAAAGCAGGGAACGGTGCCCTAACTCACCTTCCTCCCCGATCAAACCCTCTCCTTGCCCGCCGCCCGTGTCTCTGCCATGAAGAGCCAGGCCCCGGGTGACAAGATGAGGATCTGCCCCCTGGTCCTCCCGAGTACTCTCCATCACAGACGTGCCCTCCGCTTTGCCCAGTGCGCGTGCTGGGACCTGGGCGCTGAGCCCGCCCAGGATCCGCTGGGTGAGAGTCAGAGTGAAGAtgggcagggcctggcagagTGTCCAGGTCCCTAAGTTCGAGTCGCAGTCCAGGAGGGAAGAGTGATTGTGACGATCACTTGTCACCAAGTGCTGGTGAGAGCGGCCTGGTGGGAAGAAGAGCATCCGCCTCTCCAGAGCCTTGGGGCCCGGCCTCTGCCTCCTTTGTTCTTTGTCCCGAGGTGGCGGCTGTGGTGGAGTCAAGGCCAGAGCAGCCCAGGCCTCCGGCATAGAGTCGAGATCTCATCGGCCACTTCTGCAAGTCATGGGGGGGGGTGTGAGTAATGCTCATGAGGGCCACCCCTCCTCATCCTTGGCACCCAGAAGCCTAGCTTCCCTCCCTGAGACCCTCTCTCCTGCCAAGACCACTCCATGACAGTGGCCTCGGGCTTACTGCCACTCATGGCCTCACACATTCTCCTGACCACCCGAGCCTGGctgagaggcagaggaggagcgGTTGAGGGGAGCAAGGCCTCAAGAGGAGCCCCCTACGGTGGGGAGCGAGGTGGATGGCTGAGCTGGCagcagctgggggctgggcagtgGGGAAGGCAGCAGGAGGGCGAGGAGAGGCTCCTTCTGACACAGAACAGCCCTGACCCCGCCTGTTGACCAGTTCCCACCCAAGCGCCTCTGGCCCCAACACCAGTGCCCTCTGATCCGTCTAAGCAGGGACCTCCCAGGATTGCCTGTCCTTCCAGCAAGAGGGTGGACAGTCCCAGAAAATGCCAGGTTGCCTCTGCCCCGAGGTCTGCCTTCCTCCTGACAGCTCCTGCCCCCAGAGCTGAGGGTCACTGCCCCTGGCTAGTACCCCAGCCCTCCAAGCTGCCGGAGTCCTGGACGTAGCCGGGCTCTCGTCCCGCCTTCGTTCTTCAGCGTAGTATCCACATCCACGTCACGCAAGGGCCTTGCCTTGGCCGCACCTTACAGCTAAGGAAACGACTGTGCCCCCACTGGCACCTCCGAGTTGCCCCTTTGAGTCTCAAAGTCTTGCCTTTTGGTTGtatttgatgaaagaaaaaaatctcaagtttcAAGACATTTCAGAACTATGGCGTTGAAGGGAGAGAGGTGGTGACAAGAATCCtccataaaaataaagttgctgtCCTCAGAGGGAAAGGCGACCCTCCGTTACACCCACTACGGggcaccctccacccccacccccggggcctgCTTAGTGGCGATGAGCCCGGGCGGGGTGTGAAGTCACACGGTCTGGGGTTCAAACTGCATGCAGCCACCTAACCCCCCTAcactttggtttcctcatctgtcaagtgaTCCTCATTTGGTTCTTTGcggattaaaagattaaaatgcaCTAAAGCACTCAGTCTAGCTCCTGGCGTTACAAATACCATTAGCTGTTCTTGCCATGACGATTACTGCTAATCATACTTTTCCTTCGTGATCTCATTCCATACCCTGAAAGTGAATTCAGACTCACATTATCTTCCCTTGCACGTATAataaaactgaggttcaggaaaGGTAGGGGGCAGGCTGGGAggaagggcccccccccccagcccccgccgctCCCCCACCCAGCTTGGTGGCTTCCGGAGTGATGCGTTCTTAGACCTTTGTTCTCCCAGAAGGAGGTCCCTCCTGGACGGGAGTCCAGAGGACACCAAGGCACTGTACAAGGGCGTGATGCCCCTGGGACCTAGGACTCTCCCGGGTgtggtttcctttcccaggtccAGCCCTGGAAATGGCCCCCTTTTCACTTCTACCACTAAGTGCCCAGGGTCTCGGGCCCCCTAAGAATTTCCCTCCTCAGGGGAGGAACCACATTCTCCCGAAGTCATTTCAATCATCACCCCACTGCATCTCATGAGAAACACAGGGTCAGCCCCGTCCCAAGAGTCAGCCCCAGCTGCCCTCCCTCTGAGCAAGCAGGAAGGAGCCGGCTCCAACGTCAGCTCTGCCCAGGGCCGGGGACCTGAGTCCAGcttccccctccccaagccccttCCCCAAGGCCCCGGGCGTGTGACCTACCTTGAGAGGGTGCAAGTAGCGAAGTCCACGCAGGAAGGGTGGCCAGGCAGGGCCGGGCATCTCGTGGCCGAGCGTGCGGGTGAGGTGGGCTATGTAGCTGGTGGCCAGCACCAGCACGTCCAACTTGGACAGCTTGGTGTCGGGTGGCACGGCGGGCAGAGTGGCTTGCAGGGCCAGGAAGGCCTGGCGCAGCGTCCTCACTCGGCTTCGCTCCCGGGCTGCGTTCTCAGGACTGGCCTCGTTCTGCACAGAGGACCCCGGGTGAGTGGGTCAGACCGGATCCCCGTTGCCTCCGGGGGCTAAGAGCAACCTAGGTCAAGGTCTCCTGCCAGAGGAGCAGCACGCGGAAGGGCAGAGACACAAGGGTCTTATCCCCTTTGTCAGCGCCCAGCCTGGCCCCATTTTGCatcagagggaagagaggaaagaccTTGCCTGGGCTCAGAACTCAGAATCCTGTACCCTTTCTCGTCCACCACTGTGCTTCCCTGGCCCTTGCTCCATCCACACCTAAGTCTGAATCCTGCTCATCAGGAGGCCCTGGGGCCCTCGGAGCACACGGCCACACCCTGCTCTGCAGGGCTGATGAGGCCCCGCCAGGTCCCGAGATGAGGAGGCagctgaggagagaggagaggacagCACGACACGCAGGCCCTGCCGCTGGCCGCTTCTCTGGGACCTTGGGAAACGCATCAATCCTCGGTGCCTCCGTTACCTTGAGAGAAGTGAGCTGGGCCAGCTCGCCGAGCCACCCTCTGGTTAAGACCAGTTCTGACTTCTCCCAGTCACCCAAGCATGGAGCTTTGGAGTAGAGGGGACCAGGGTCCCCTCTCTTGGGCAGGACAATAACTGTGAGTGAGGCTCTGCCATCCGAGGTGACATCGAGGCCCCTGCAGCCCcggcctcccccagctccctcttcAGGGCTCGCATGTCCTTACCCGGCCACGAGCCAGGCTCCTGGCCCTGGACCCTCGGGAGCTGGGGGCAGCTCCGCTCCATCTTTGGCCGCTCCAGCTGGTGTCTTCCCACAGGTCCTGCCCTGTCCTGCTCAGGCGGCTCCTCTTCCTGTCGGTGCCTGCTAGCAACCTCGGCGTGGCCTTGGCCGGGCTCTGCCCCACTCCGGGCATGGCCAGTGCCCCTCCGGCCTCCCTCTGTGACATGCCACACCTCTGAGGTGTGGCGCTGCAGCCCCCAGGGTGGGAACACGGTGCCTGAGGGAGCCCTTGGGTTCGTTCACGCTAGCGGGGCAGGCTGGTCATCCAGCCAGCGGCGTCTATATCAGAGGGAGCCGGCGCCAACTCAGTCCTGCTCCGCTCCTTGCTCTGGGAAAACCGCCCACCCGGCACAGCCCCCGCGAAAAGCCTCCTGACTGCTTCCCAAGCAGCAgcggaggggtgggggtgctggatGCTGGGAGTGGCCAAGCCCTGGGAGGAGGCCGCTGCTGAAGAAggcaggaggggagttcccgccgtggctcagcggtaatgaacccaaatagtgtccgtgaggatgagggttccatgcctgacctctctcagtgggttaaggatctggtgttgtcgtgagctgtggtggaggtcaaagatgcagctcagatcccgcattgctgtggctttggcgatggctggcagctgcagcttcggttCGACTCCTAtggaagcctgggaacctccacgtgccacatgtgtggccctaaagaaaatttaaaaaaaacgaGAAGAGGGTGGGAGGAAAGGAGCTTCCTTCCCCAGCTTTGTCTGACCCTGACTAGTCCTGGGATGGacctgcagcttcagctttgGCACTCAAGTTCATGGAAGGGCTCTGAACTTCCTTCCCTGTGCGAGAGGCCTGCCTGCTCACACCCCTGAAAggacctccccgccccccgcccccccccccccccccccccgccagtgaACATGCCCTTACAGCCACGGGCACTACTTCTCATAGCCCAAACATGCCTGCTATTTCCAACTAACTTAATGCTTTTACTTTGAGCTTTCTgtccccctggaagagct includes:
- the TCF23 gene encoding transcription factor 23, which produces MSQREAGGALAMPGVGQSPAKATPRLLAGTDRKRSRLSRTGQDLWEDTSWSGQRWSGAAPSSRGSRARSLARGRNEASPENAARERSRVRTLRQAFLALQATLPAVPPDTKLSKLDVLVLATSYIAHLTRTLGHEMPGPAWPPFLRGLRYLHPLKKWPMRSRLYAGGLGCSGLDSTTAATSGQRTKEAEAGPQGSGEADALLPTRPLSPALGDK